Sequence from the Sardina pilchardus chromosome 15, fSarPil1.1, whole genome shotgun sequence genome:
GCACCTAGGCTATCCAAAATTGTGCATTTGGAGTCATCATACAACACTGGAATGTTAATGAttcaagtgtaggctatgtagtTTAAGCATTTCGGCTCATCTTTCCTGCTATAAAAGTCATGCagaaaaaatataggctatcaaattgaaaaaaaagaaagaaaaaaaaatcacatttgcGGTCCAAAAGTGTGCTGAAACTTGACATGCATAAATAATGCTGGAAAAAACAGATACCAAAGTTTAAGAAACAGCAGAGGATACCACAGTTTCAGAAAcagcatcaataaagtatcacTGTAATAAGAAAGTCAAGAAAAGGGCAAGCCATCATCAGATAGAGTCTCTTATAGGCCTATACTAGACCTTCTGTCCACTTGCTTGGATCTTCGTTTTTTTGGTGTGATGCTGGTCCATCGGTCCTTTAAGGTTCCATGAGTTACTTGCTCATTAGTTACAGattttttctgtcatttctttCTGTTATTGGAAGACATAGGATAAATCTAGATTAGAAACAACTTGAAAATAATCTGAATAGAGTTACTCACAGAGTGAGGACAATGTCCAAAATCGTCTTTTATACAATACATTTAGACAATTATCAATAGACATGATTACATCTGTAATTTGTGTGGTCTGCACCTAAACCTAAATGTCTGTCTATGACACAATGATCTCTAAACATCCCATTGTTCTTACAGTAGCCCACTCACCAGAGGTTCAAGCTCTGAGTGTTCGATGAGGCTAAACTCAGAGATGAAGAAGTAGTAGTGTTTGTAGCAGGTGTTTATGTGAGCCTCTGCCCCCATACTACAAATAACATCAAAGTGGTGGATGTACACGTGAACGAAGACTCGGAACAGTCGGCTCAAGATCTTCTTGCACACCTGCTGGAAGTTCTTTGGGAAGGGAACACCTAAACAAAGAGAATACCATGATACATtcagaggaaaacaaacaagcaaataaaaaTAGGCTCTGTGTCACATCTGTAACTGATAGTGGGCTACACACTGCTAGATGACAATTTGTTTCAAATGTCATTTGACCACTGTGTAATTAACCTCTTTGTCACTCCACTTTGACGTccagtcattcacacacacatacacacacacacacacacacacacacacacacacacacacacaaagaacatgACTGTCAGTCTCGATTCATTCAGTGCCAAAGCATCACAGCCCACTCATGGAATAATTTACATAACCAATCTGATGGGCTGTTGGCCTTTTGCTGGACTGACGTCAAATGCCTCTGAGCTAACAGTGGTACAGCCTCTTGGGCCTTGACCATCAGCGATTTGCTGTGTCCACTTGTCAACTGCCATGACAAGCCTTCAACCTCCGAGGTTAATTGGAAATtccaaaaacaacacagacgtctctctctctctctctctctctctcacacacacacacacacacacacacacacacacacacacacacacacacacacacacacacgacaccatGTGCAAAATAAGCCTCACTAAAGGTAAACaaatacgcacacgcacacacacacacaccaccgaaaCTGCACCCAAATCTGTGGAAATCGGTTTGTTAGGTGGAGAACTGTTTCACGCCTTCTGATCTTTCCACTAAGTCAATAATCTGGTCGTCCAACACCAtgtcgctgacacacacacacgcacacgcacacgcacacgcacacgcacacgcacacgcacacgcacacgcacacgcacacgcacacgcacacgcacacgcacacgcacacacacacacacacacacacaccacacacacacacacacacacacacacacacacacacctattcttGTGGGGAAGATGTCCTCATTATTGATGAGCGTCTCGATCCAATCCATGAGCAGGTTCATGTACATCAGCGCAGGCAGCTTGGTGGGTCTCTTGTAGTGGTCACCGTCCTGCCAGCGATACTCGTAGCGCGGGCCACCGGACATTATAGGGCAGGTGCGCTCGCAACAGAACTCACTGACCGTGCCGTAGATGAGGTTGATGCGATTGAAGAAGTCCACCACATGCACCGCAATCCAGTCGTTGAGGCTCTCGCCTTCAGGCAGCTGAACCACTTTGCGCAGATCCAGGCCGGACTTGAGCGAGGCCTGGGCTTTCTTGTACAGCTCAAACCTCTGCGTGCCAGGCTCGAAGCGCTTCCGCGGCCTGAACGTCTTATCTTTGCTGAACACTTGCCCAAGGCAGAGGTTCAtcttggctgtttttttttttccgaagtAGAACAACAGGAATGTTGCAAAGAGCGCTCTTTCAGAAATGTTATCTCATGCTGTGGACAATGGAGGAGCAACAGGACCCGCCCTAAGTGGAAATAAGACACATTGAAAAAAACACATATCACATAAACTTCAACCAATTTTGTAGTTCTATAATTTCCTTCAATGACTTATTAGCAAGTCAAGAAACAAAAGTCAAGACTACATTTTGTTTGAATCACTACTGATACTGTACCATCCAAAGTACTAAATAAATATAGTTTACATATTTATACCAATAGAATAAAGCTTATGATATAGCTTAATATAAGGTTGTGGCTCGAGAATCAGATGCTATTCACACGTTTTAAAGGATTATAGTAGGTTACCATAAACATCTTTTGTGTGATTGTCACAAGATCTGAAATGAAATTAGGATATAACTCTAAGCACAGAAATAGAGTTGTCTAATCTACACAGGGCTTCATGTGCAATTTAGTAAATGAGAGGCACGCTCCTCGGTGCTATGTGTCTTTAAATACCCATGGAGTAAGCTGCTTTTATCTGTAAGCAGCACAATATATCTCATCACCGTCTGTCTTCTGTCTTAACCTCCTTTGTATTGTGGAGGCTTAGCTCACACAGAAAGCTCTGATACTGTGAACACTGAACAACTCTGACAAATGTTAGCCATACAGGTAAATACTTAATACCAAACACAAAGGAAAGTATTTCTTCATGGGAGAGTGTTACTGATAATTAATGCAAATTAAATATCCTATTTAGGTTGGTGtttaaataattaatgtgtttatgtgtcagaAATCTTAAatatgttacattacattacagaccTCAGCAGAAAACAGCATGGCAATGAATGCAAGGCTGAATGACAAAACAGTCGTGATGCTCTTGATATGGGCCCTTTCTGACAGCAATTAGCTGGGAGTCTATCAGGAAGATAATGGCTACACATTAGCCTTCCCGAGGGATCAACAGCAATCAAATCGCCTCAAATGGACCTGACATTTCTGCACGACACAGCAAACGTTAAAGAGGGAAATTACTTGATTACAATCAGGGAAAGGGCTGAGAAATGTCTAATTCTTCTGAGCTAGCAAATAATCTTTATTCTGGAGGGGTGTGCACGCCAATTTTCCATATGGCACCCTTTGGACCAGTAAGATGAATTGGGTGGTACAATATCAAGCAACGCGCCCAAATAAGCACTGCCTTCTAGGGCCATCAGATGGATATTAAGGGGAAAACAATCCAGATAagataaacaataaacagtaaACAAACTACTGTGCTGTGTGATAAGGCTAAATGGCAGAGACAAAAAGATGCTATCACGCAGCATCCTGGAGCAGAGCTGTGACCTGACAAATCCCCCAGTTTACAGTTACTAGAGCTACATTCCCATGTGAGACCCATGTCCTGTTTTACATCGGCTTTCTGACACTTCCTGTGTTTGTTCTCCCATCGCCCTAGTGTCCGAAAAGCCCCTGCAAGCCGTGTTTCTCTGGTGTCGTTCAAACGCATTCAGACATTGAGAGCTCATGCATTAGGAAGTCATCAGCTGCAGACCTGCCTCAGTCCAGTCATCCAAACCAGCGCAAGACATGCTTgtgcaaccaaaacaaaaactatCTGACACATACCACAGGGAAGTTCTGTCACTCATTACTGGCCAAAGGACAATACTTTATTCCGTAGAATAACAACTTCTCCACCAATGTACACCAATGAGGAATTCTAATGAGTTTCATCTACAGTCTTCTCCCAGTCTTTTGGGATGCCCTCTGTTGCACTCCACTGAAACCTTATGCAGTGACACTGTGTGACAACCTCGTGAAGAGTCTTCGCCGATTCTGAAAACTCCAGATCTTGAAACTGGACTGGAGCCGGAGGCCTGAGAGAACCTTTCTAAACAGACAGTTGCTCAAACTTTTCCCCAATACAAATGGTTAGTGCTCCTCTGACATACACATTTACTGATGCTATTAAGTGAAGTTAACGTTGCCGTTCTGCGCCAAATAAAAACAAGAGTCTGTTGAAGCTCAATTTGACCAACTTCTTCCTCAGTACCATTTGTTTTAGCCATTACACCCCCCCTTGAGGTGACATCAACTTGTCTGGCCACGTTCAAAAGTTGAGCCATAGATTCTTGAGAAGCCTCCTGAATCTAACTGGTTAATGAATGCTTTCATACTATTGCCTCAAAAGTGAGTCTGCAACAGATAAGTTAGTTGAGACAAAGA
This genomic interval carries:
- the mob3c gene encoding MOB kinase activator 3C; translation: MNLCLGQVFSKDKTFRPRKRFEPGTQRFELYKKAQASLKSGLDLRKVVQLPEGESLNDWIAVHVVDFFNRINLIYGTVSEFCCERTCPIMSGGPRYEYRWQDGDHYKRPTKLPALMYMNLLMDWIETLINNEDIFPTRIGVPFPKNFQQVCKKILSRLFRVFVHVYIHHFDVICSMGAEAHINTCYKHYYFFISEFSLIEHSELEPLKEMTEKICN